The sequence below is a genomic window from Halarchaeum grantii.
TCGACGAAGCACACGGAGGTCGGCAGGTTCGATGCTGTAATCGCTGACGCGCTCTCGCAGTACGAGTACGAAGGGGACGCCGCCGGCGGCTACAACCCGAACTGTAAGCTCTGGTCGCATCAGGGGTTTAACTACAGCGTGGACCTCTACGACGCCAACGCTCGCATCGCCATCGAGGTTGAGAAGAGCGAGCGAAAGAACGTCAGCGACGACCTCCTCAAGTTCCAGAAGGGGTACCGCACCCAGAAGGACGGCCGGCCGAAGATCGAGTTCGGCTGTCTGGTGGTGCCGGTGAACTACCTTGGCCGGCATAACCTCTACCGGCACAGCCTGACCAAACTCGACTTCATGAAGGGCGTCCTGTTCATCGACGACGTCGCCGTCATCGGCTATCGCGACCCCCGACCGGACTGACGCTGTTCCTCCTGACTGTTTGTCGGCGTCCCCAGAACGCTCCGCGTTCTGGTGTGCGCACGAGAACGCTGTTTCTCGTGCACGCCGGGAGGCGTGCAGCGCGCGACAGCGTGCGCGGCGTGACTCACTATGCCTGGTCCCGATCCTCACGACGACACGAGTAGCGACCACGAACAGTTCGAGAAGGAACAGCTCGCACAGGACCGCGACGCCGCCAGCGTCGACACGGCGGACGTCGACGACGCGACGGCCCAACGTCTGGTTAATGACCTCGCCGACGCGGACGTCGTCACTCCGGTTTCCGAGGACCACGTTCTGGTTCACGAGCCGAGCGGTGCCGCATTCGACTCTTCGACGCAGCTGGCCGTCTTCCACAGTGGTTGGGCGGCCGGCCGCGACGCCGAGGTGGAGGGCGAATGATGCAGCAAACGCTCGTCGGCTGTGCGTTCTGCGACGCCCCGCCCGGCACCGAGACTGGTGAGGCCCACACCTGGGGACAGGACGAGCGGGTCACCCACCCGATCTGTGTCGACTGTGCGATTCAGACGGAGCCGGATCCCGACGAGCACGATCACGTCGCCTGTGACGGCTGTGGGCTGGTGGTCGACACGCTCGCTGCCCTCACGCGGTTCCGGGTGGAACTCGGGCATCTGGAAGGCCCGTTGCAGTTGTGCGCCCGCTGTAGTCCGGGCGGGCTCGCGACGTACTGGACGCGTGACCTCAAGGAGCACCTCGTCGCGAGGCCGGCGGAGTGACCCAAACACTCTTTACTGTTTTCGCTGTAATCTGTAATCAAGAACGAACCATGTCACGCACTTCAAACCGGGCCGACGGCGACATTGTTCGCGACTTCCTCTCGGTCGCGGCCCTCCTCGAGGAGCCACAACTGGCTCAGCTGTACGCGTACCTCGCTCGGGAGAGCGAGGCGACGGTCCAGGACGCGATGGACGACCTCGAACTTGCCCAGGGGACCGCCTACAGCTACGTCAACCGGCTCGTCGACGCCGGTGTCGTCGACGTCACCGACGACGGGCAGCCCCGTCGGTACGCCGCCCGCCCGATCGACCTGACCGTGACGACGGCTGCTGGTGACCGCGAGTACACGATCACGCCGGCGCTCATCGACGCCGTCGGCCGTCGCGAGACGAATGCGGACATCGATACCTACATCGACCGCCACGGCGTCGCCGGGCTCGCAACGGCGCTCACCTACGCCGTCGCTCGGGAGCGCGGCGAAGTGACCCACCGGCTGATGGCCGAGGACCTGGACATCTCGCCGCTGGCCGCGGAGATGATTCTGCAGGCGCTCCACCCCGTCGTCCACGAGCACTACGACATCGAGGAGGGAGGGGCATCTCTAGATGAGGTGAACGTCGGCGACGGCGACGACGACACTAGCGACGCGTGAGCCGGCTCCACATCGCCGACACCGGCCTGTTCGTCGCGATGGGACAGCCGTCGAACAGTCGGTACCAGGCCGTTCGGCGGTTCGCCCGCCGGAACGGCATCACCTTCGTCCTCCCTGAACGAGTGTACGAGGAGCTGACCGTCGACAATCCGGACGTCGAGGACGTGCCAGTTGACACCGCGATCGACGAGGGCTGGGCGACGGTTGCGGCGCCGCTCGAGTTCTCCGAGCCTATCGTCTCTCGGGTGATGGACGGGCTCCAGCGGTACATCGCGAACGCCGACGACCGGCCCGCCGACGAAGTAGAGCGTGCCGACGCCGCCCTCGCTGCGCTGGCTGCCCAGCATCTCAGTGCGGGGACCGCGACCGAGGTCTACATCTACACGACGGATATCGCGGCCGGCGAGGGGGCCGAGACCGTGCTCGCGAGCGAGGGCTATGGGGATTCAGTGACATTCGTCAACGGCTTCCGGGTCATCGAGGACCTGGTCGCCGGCGACAGCTGACTGATTGCTAGTCTGATTCGGTGGGAGAGGACATTTGAAAGCCCTCGGCCGCTCGACGTCCCGCGACCGCCGCTGCGCGCCTCGTGCCTGCGGTGCTTGCGGGGTCGGGGGACGACCGAGCCGCCCTCGCCCTTTCTGAGTCCGCCAACTGTTGATTGCCCATCGAGCGACGTGACCGGCTGGACAGGTGTGTCCGTGACGGCCCGCCCCGCTCGCCGCTGCCGCCCTCCGCGTCGCTCGCGACCGACCATTCCGGGCGTGCGGGCGCTCTCCGCACCGCCTGCGCCCGTTCCGGGCTAAAGTGGATGTGCCCTCGGCGCCAGCGCTTC
It includes:
- a CDS encoding DUF7558 family protein, whose translation is MQQTLVGCAFCDAPPGTETGEAHTWGQDERVTHPICVDCAIQTEPDPDEHDHVACDGCGLVVDTLAALTRFRVELGHLEGPLQLCARCSPGGLATYWTRDLKEHLVARPAE
- a CDS encoding DUF7437 domain-containing protein, with protein sequence MSRTSNRADGDIVRDFLSVAALLEEPQLAQLYAYLARESEATVQDAMDDLELAQGTAYSYVNRLVDAGVVDVTDDGQPRRYAARPIDLTVTTAAGDREYTITPALIDAVGRRETNADIDTYIDRHGVAGLATALTYAVARERGEVTHRLMAEDLDISPLAAEMILQALHPVVHEHYDIEEGGASLDEVNVGDGDDDTSDA